The Anolis sagrei isolate rAnoSag1 chromosome Y, rAnoSag1.mat, whole genome shotgun sequence genome contains a region encoding:
- the LOC132780184 gene encoding protein FAM98A-like — MEGNGGERCLSMEAFAQVAEGGVSSPQFTALCSWLVSELRLFCPLEEDVNPTQGPEDAETFQIEVSGLLNELHCPYPSLTKGDVTARLGTPENCLQLLYFLSSELLAARLQARKAAHSPEQEDRAGEAVCELHHICKVLGMEEPDPTCSIHQLMTDIESKILEALSTLPAEHQQMAPLLKVPLSSAEWEMLANIHKALQAEYQKRKQMMATRLDVTVASFHWSERAEKHRTAMTAVFKPLRQSLLDSSQITLAQLLAAREDFSRIIKTSSGASRDKTSCAINKVLMIGDVPDRGGRPGEIEPPMPIWEKRREGGGGGGGGGHQRWGKRSKKKKK, encoded by the exons ATGGAGGGGAATGGAGGAGAAAG GTGCCTCTCCATGGAAGCCTTTGCCCAAGTGGCGGAAGGAGGTGTCTCCAGTCCACAGTTCACAGCACTCTGCTCTTGGCTGGTCTCAGAGCTCCGCCTCTTTTGCCCGCTGGAAGAGGATGTGAATCCTACTCAAG GCCCTGAGGATGCAGAGACGTTCCAGATTGAAGTGAGCGGTCTCCTGAACGAGCTCCACTGCCCTTATCCCTCACTGACCAAAGGGGATGTCACAGCCAGACTCGGTACTCCAGAGAATTGCCTCCAGCTGCTGT ATTTCTTGAGCTCTGAGCTCCTTGCGGCCCGACTCCAGGCACGGAAAGCAGCCCACTCACCTGAGCAAGAAGACAGAGCTGGCGAAGCCGTGTGTGAGCTCCACCACATCTGTAAGGTCCTGGGAATGGAGGAACCTGATCCGACTTGCTCCATCCATCAGCTCATGACTGACATAGAGTCCAAG ATCTTGGAGGCACTTTCTACACTACCAGCTGAGCACCAGCAGATGGCGCCGCTCCTGAAGGTCCCGCTTTCCTCCGCAGAATGG GAGATGTTGGCAAACATCCACAAAGCCCTGCAAGCGGAGTACCAGAAGCGGAAGCAGATGATGGCCACCCGCCTCGATGTCACGGTTGCGTCTTTCCATTGGTCTGAGAGGGCCGAG AAGCATCGAACAGCCATGACGGCCGTCTTCAAGCCCTTGCGGCAGTCTCTGCTGGACAGCTCCCAGATCACCCTTGCCCAATTGCTGGCGGCTAGGGAGGACTTTTCGCGCATCATCAAGACCAGCAGCGGAGCCTCGCGAGACAAGACCAGCTGTGCAATAAACAAG GTGCTGATGATTGGTGATGTGCCGGACCGTGGTGGGCGCCCGGGCGAGATCGAGCCCCCGATGCCCATTTGGGAAAAGCggcgagagggaggaggaggaggaggaggaggagggcaccaGCGTTGGGGCAAAcggagcaagaagaagaaaaaatga
- the LOC137095413 gene encoding sprouty-related, EVH1 domain-containing protein 1-like: protein MVRVRAVVMTRDDSSGGWVPMGGGGLSHVMLCKVRHPEEGRHRQYLISGERLRDQTTILECTLKRDLVYNKVNPIFHHWKVGDNKFGLTFQSPADAVAFERGVQAALEEIAEGSLSPSSTSSSCQDEAEGKEEALAVHTDSESSSNSQKEMLPKPITIVTSESSSSCYIRSSVSEEFTFSTPKGAGSAGPVQPQPLQQLTLPDEEELESISPCRDFWVTKGYEDYRRAVVQKHQPDPDKIDICVHFKKGGGSDKSLREKEYSFPPGAEGRLKDPKASPSCRIHGAPSPPKHKPLKEQQQPPPLGPASLDEDTVPSRCVYCRDVFNNEENGRGQCQDAPDPIGRCVYQFTCMWCAESMLYHCMSDSEGEYSDPCSCDTGHPHFCIRWMALVTLSLVVPCMCCYLPLHACHWCGEHCGCCGGKHKAVR, encoded by the exons ATGGTTCGGGTGCGGGCTGTGGTGATGACCCGAGACGACTCGAGTGGGGGTTGGGTGCCCATGGGGGGTGGCGGCCTGAGCCACGTGATGCTCTGCAAAGTCCGACACCCCGAGGAAGGCCGGCACCGGCAGTACCTGATCAGTGGGGAACGCTTACGGGACCAGACG aCAATCTTGGAGTGCACGCTGAAGAGGGACCTTGTTTACAACAAGGTGAACCCCATTTTCCACCATTGGAAAGTGGGGGACAACAAGTTTGGCCTTACGTTCCAAAGCCCCGCAGATGCTGTGGCCTTCGAGAGGGGCGTGCAGGCTGCCCTGGAAGAAATTGCCGAAG GTTCCCTTTCaccttcctccacttcctcctcctgtcAGGATGAAGCcgaagggaaagaagaagctcTGGCA GTGCACACAGATAGTGAATCCTCCTCCAACAGCCAGAAGGAAATGCTCCCCAAACCCATCACTATTGTAACCAGTGAGTCCTCATCCAGCTGCTACATCCGCTCATCCGTCTCAGAAGAGTTCACCTTCAGCACACCAAAGGGAGCAGGGTCGGCTGGACCG GTCCAGCCTCAGCCTTTGCAACAGTTGACCCTCCCAGACGAGGAGGAATTGGAGAGCATCTCCCCCTGCAGAGACTTCTGGGTGACCAAAGGCTATGAGGACTACCGCCGGGCCGTAGTCCAGAAGCACCAGCCGGACCCTGATAAGATTGACATATGTGTCCACTTCAAGAAGGGTGGAGGAAGTGACAAATCATTGCGGGAGAAGGAGTATAGCTTCCCGCCTGGGGCTGAGGGGCGGCTCAAGGACCCCAAAGCCTCTCCCTCTTGCCGGATCCATGGCGCCCCTTCACCCCCCAAACACAAGCCCctgaaggagcagcagcagccaccCCCGCTTGGGCCGGCAAGCTTGGATGAGGACACCGTGCCCTCTCGATGCGTCTACTGCCGGGACGTCTTTAACAACGAGGAGAACGGGCGCGGGCAATGCCAGGATGCTCCTGACCCCATTGGCCGCTGCGTCTACCAGTTCACCTGCATGTGGTGCGCTGAGAGCATGCTGTACCACTGCATGTCGGACTCGGAAGGGGAGTACTCGGACCCTTGCTCCTGCGACACTGGCCACCCCCACTTCTGCATCCGCTGGATGGCCTTGGTCACCCTCTCCCTCGTGGTTCCTTGTATGTGCTGCTACCTGCCCCTCCATGCCTGCCACTGGTGTGGCGAGCACTGTGGCTGCTGTGGGGGCAAGCACAAGGCCGTGCGGTGA